From Planifilum fulgidum:
GGCGGTGCAGCCCGGCGTGTTGTCCTTCGGATAAAAATAAAGGATCACATTCTTTTTTCCGCGAAAATCCGACAGGGACACCTGTTCTCCGTTGCTGGCCGGCAACGTGAAATCGGGTGCCATGTCTCCTTCTTGCAGCATATCCATCACACCTCCAACGATTTTTCCTGACCGCCTCCGGCGTCGGGCGAATCCCCGGCGGAGCGCGCCCGTCACCCGAAACCGCGAAATCCCGGATTTCAGAAGAATGCTTCCATTCGCCGCCGGTACTATTGTACCACGGGCACCTTTGGAAAACACCCGCGGGGGAATGCGTATGGGAGCGTTTCGGGGATCCCGGAAAGAAAACGGGGCGGACAGACTGTCCATCCGCCCCTCTTTCATCATTTCATCCCGGATCTTTCGCCATCTCCCGGTTTTCCTCCGCAGCTTCCTCCACAACCCTTTTTTCAATTTCGGGGCTCACCGGCCGTCACGACCACCACACCGCCCCCGGATCCCATCCTTCCGACCCAGTTCGGATCTTTCGCACCGTAAAATTGAATGGTTGTCCCATCCGGATATGTATCCAGGTGCTTTCGGAACCACTGATCGGCCTTCTTTTTGGCGGCGGAAAATATAACCCGTACAGGCCCTTTTTTCGCTCTCCTGGCAAATGGTCAAGGGCCAAGCCACCGGTTCCTTTCCCGTCGGGGAGAAAGCTCTCGAACCCGCTTCTCTTCCTTTCTCTCCGCCCATTTGCGATCCGGTGCGCGCCCGCGAAGGCCGGTCTCCCGCCGGACGCACCCCATGAAATCCGCAAGCTCCGGGCCTTCTTCCGCAGGGATGTGAAACGTCGCCGACCTCCCAAAAATCGGCGGAACCACCGGCGATGTTCTCCTCGAAGCGTCCGTCAGGATCAAACACAGCAACAAGCCGGTGGTCACCTGTTTCAACGAAATCCCCTCTCCCCCGCTCCCCCACTTCCTCCCGTCACCAGTAGAAAAAGGGAACCCCCATCCATCCGACCATCGGGACAGAGGGAAACCACAACCCGGGGGGATACGGCAACGGCGGAGGAAATTCGGGGCAACCTCCTCTCCTGCAGGGATTCCGGATCTTTGCACGCCCCCTTTTCCTCTCCTCCCCCTCCGGACTGCGTACCCGTTCAAAAGGAGACTCCAGCACGTGCAAGGTATTGCCGAAGTTGACGGATCCGGCCTGGGAGACGGTGTCGATATTGACGGTGCCGATCTCGATCCGAATCATGGTTTTCCCCCCGGAAGTCAGGGTTGATCGATCAAGTCGGGATCGATCGACTTGTTGCTGCTGGCACTCAGCATCCTGCCCAAATCACCGTACTGGTAGGCGCCTCCCACCGCCTTGCTGTTGGCCTCATGTCCGATGTGGATCGTGTTTCCGAAATTGACCGATCCGGTGCTGGTCACATTGTTGATCTTCACATTGAAGATGTTGTTCACGGTGCCCATCCCTGATCCCCCCGCTTGGTCTCATCCTATGCTATGTGAACCGCCGGGGGGATGTGCCCGGTTCAGCCCTCCCTCACCCGGATGGGCGCCGTCTTCGGCGCCGACACTTTGGGCAACCGGACTTCCAACACCCCCCGCCGGTACCGGGCCCTTGCCTGGTGCCTCGTCACCCATGCCCCCAGGGGAATGGAGCGGTGAAACTCCCCCTTGGGACGTTCCGCCACGGACACATCCAGCCGATCATAGCGGGAGGGAATGTTCCCTTTGATCATCAGATGCTGCCCGTCGGTCCTCAGCTGCAGCCGGCTGAGATCCTCCATTCCCGGCAAATCCACCAACACGATCACTTCACTCCGGGTATGGTATACATCCACCTTGGGAACGGAATCGGGAACTTCCTTCTCAAGATCGGACCAGAAGTCTTCCCCCAAAAACCGGTCGGCCAATTGAACCCATTTCCTCCAGGGGAAGCCGGATTCCATCCTTGATCCTCCCTTCAGCGGCAAATCCGGCGGGGCATCTGCCCATCCGTATTGTATTCAGCCGGGTTCCGTTCCGCCACCCGCCTTTTGGTGCTTCCGCAAGAAAACGGCCATATATTTTAAAAAGAAATGACGGGAGGTGTCTTCGTGTACGCAACCCTGTGGGACCGGCTTCATCACCTGGAACGGGAAATCGCCATCCTGCGGAAAGAAAATGAGGCCCTGAAAAGAAAACTGGCATCCCTTCAGCCGATCACCATCGAACGCATCGAATACAAAATCCAGGAACTGTCGATCAAAACCTTGAGCGGCCCCCTGAACGTGGGGTTGTCCGCCACCGGAGACGGCAAAAGCATCGCCCGGTTCCTCGAAAAGGCGGTTCGAGAAAAGAAAAAGGGGGACCTTCCCGAAAAGGAAGGACACCCCATTTCCATCACGGATGACAGCCCGCGGAAAAAACGCTAAATAGCTTCCGGGCCGGTGCCCCGGCTTCACCGGACGGATGCGCTTCCGCGCCACAAGGCATTTGCTCTTCTCCCGGAATCTCCGGAACAACAGGCCCGCAGATCCCCTCCAAAAGATATTTCCCGGCAACCCGCCCGGAGGCCTCTGGAACGCCCCCGGAAGAAGAATTTTTCCGGCGCCTTGCGGACAAAGAAAATCGATTCGGTGCGTCAACCGGATTCCTTCCTTCGGCACCGGTGAAGCCAAGCCGAAATCGGTCCGGCGGACCCGCCCGATTCAGCGGCATCCCCGCGTCGATTCCCTCACCGGGCAGTTTCAACCCTCGAAGGGCCATTTTCGCCGGGCGCCATCAACCGCCGGCTGCGGGCCCGCCGGCCTTTGTACATATGCGCGCGCGTCACCCCTCCGTTTTCGCGGGCCGGTACATGCAAGCATCGACACGTTCCGGCGCACATGGTCCTTCTGTGCGCCTTCGCCGTCAGGGGACCATCCGCCGGACGTCCAACACCCGGTCGGCTTCCTCTTCCGACAGCAGTCCTTCCTCCACAACCACCTGCTTGATCGTCTTCCCTTCCCGGTACGCCTTTTTGGCCACCTCCGCCGCCCGGTCGTAACCGATCACCGGATTGAGGGCGGTGGCAAGGGCGAGGGAACGTTCCAGCCAATGCCGGCACCGGTCCGGATCCGCCTCGATCCCCTCCACCAGGCGCTTCCGGAAGGCGTTCATGCCGTTGGTCAGGATCTGAATGGATTGAAGCAGATTGTGGGCGATCACCGGCATCATCACGTTGATCTCCAGTTGGGACATTTCCCCGGCGGAGGTGATGGCCGCATCGTTTCCGATCACTTGACAGCAAACCATGTTCAACATCTCGGCCATCACCGGGTTCACCTTCCCGGGCATGATCGAGGAGCCCGGCTGCACCGCCGGCAGCCGAATCTCCGCCAGGCCGGTTCTCGGACCGGAGGAGAGAAGGCGCAGGTCGCTGGCCAGCTTGCTCAGGCGGATGGCCAGGCCTTTAAGGGCCGCACTGGTTTTGAAGGCCGCCCCGGTGTTCTGCATGAAGGCGAACCGGTTCCGCGCCGGAACGAAGGGCAGGCCGGTCCGTCTCGCGATATCCTCGATGGCGATGCGGGCGTAATCGGGGTGGGTGTTGATGCCGGTCCCGACGGCGTTGCCGCCGAGGCCGATCCGGTAAAGATCGGGCAACACCTTTTTCAAATCCTCCACCGCCTCGTCCAGGGAGGCCGCATAGCCCTCAAACTCCTGCCCCAGACGCATCGGCACGGCATCCTGCAGGTGGGTCCGACCCGACTTGAGGACCTCGTGAAATTCTTCCGCCTTTTTCCACAGGGCGCCTGCCAGGGCGCTGGCGGCGGGAATGCATTCATGAACCAGCCCTTCGGCGGCGGCAATGTTGATCGCCACATGGATCGTGTCGTTGGTCGACTGCCCCCGGTTGACGTGGTCGTTGGGATGAACCAGGGACATGTCCCCGGGTTTCCCCCCGAGGAGCTCGGCGGCCCGTCCCGCGATCACTTCGTTGGCGTTCATGTTTTGGGACGTTCCGGCCCCCGCCTGATACACATCCACGACGAAGTGGTCATCCCATTTTCCCTGGATCACCTCTTCCGCCGCGGAGATGATCGCATCCGCCAGGTCGGGGGACAATTCCCCGCATTCGCGGTTCGCCCGGGCCGCCGCCGCCTTGATGATGCCCTGGGCCCGAATGAAGCGGCGGGGCAATCTCAACCCGCTGATGGGGAAGTTTTCCACCGCCCGCTGGGTCTGCGCGCCGTAATACTTGTCGGCGGGCACCCGAACTTCTCCCAGGGAATCCCGATGCACCCTGTACTGTTCCATTTCGTCACCCCGTTTGCCTATCGATTCCCTCCCCCGCCCTGCATCATTCTGGCATACTCCCGGAACTGACCGGCCAGGCGGTCATGTTCCCTTCGCTCTCGGATCAAGCGTTCCCGGATCAGGTGATCCATCTGCCTCCGCTCCTGTTCCTGCCGCGCGGGAAGGTCAGACGGCACAACGCGCGGCGACCGGTCCGCCGGCAGAGGACCGTCCGCTGCCTGAGGCCGGGAGACCTCCAAGGGCTGGTGTACTTCCGGCGGTTGAGGAGCCGCCTCCCCTGACGATGCCTTCTCCCGGACCGCAGATTGCTCCGGCATCCGCCGGGGGACTTCCCCTTCTCCGGGCGCGGTCTCTTGCCGGTCCCGGGCCCGAGGGGACGTTTCCGCCGGCATCTCCGCCGGCCAATCCGGCCTCCGATCGTCCTCTGCGGAGGGAGGGGCGGCTTTC
This genomic window contains:
- a CDS encoding spore germination protein, with protein sequence MGTVNNIFNVKINNVTSTGSVNFGNTIHIGHEANSKAVGGAYQYGDLGRMLSASSNKSIDPDLIDQP
- a CDS encoding Hsp20/alpha crystallin family protein — protein: MESGFPWRKWVQLADRFLGEDFWSDLEKEVPDSVPKVDVYHTRSEVIVLVDLPGMEDLSRLQLRTDGQHLMIKGNIPSRYDRLDVSVAERPKGEFHRSIPLGAWVTRHQARARYRRGVLEVRLPKVSAPKTAPIRVREG
- a CDS encoding class II fumarate hydratase: MEQYRVHRDSLGEVRVPADKYYGAQTQRAVENFPISGLRLPRRFIRAQGIIKAAAARANRECGELSPDLADAIISAAEEVIQGKWDDHFVVDVYQAGAGTSQNMNANEVIAGRAAELLGGKPGDMSLVHPNDHVNRGQSTNDTIHVAINIAAAEGLVHECIPAASALAGALWKKAEEFHEVLKSGRTHLQDAVPMRLGQEFEGYAASLDEAVEDLKKVLPDLYRIGLGGNAVGTGINTHPDYARIAIEDIARRTGLPFVPARNRFAFMQNTGAAFKTSAALKGLAIRLSKLASDLRLLSSGPRTGLAEIRLPAVQPGSSIMPGKVNPVMAEMLNMVCCQVIGNDAAITSAGEMSQLEINVMMPVIAHNLLQSIQILTNGMNAFRKRLVEGIEADPDRCRHWLERSLALATALNPVIGYDRAAEVAKKAYREGKTIKQVVVEEGLLSEEEADRVLDVRRMVP
- the gerPC gene encoding spore germination protein GerPC, translated to MYATLWDRLHHLEREIAILRKENEALKRKLASLQPITIERIEYKIQELSIKTLSGPLNVGLSATGDGKSIARFLEKAVREKKKGDLPEKEGHPISITDDSPRKKR